In one Thioclava sp. ES.031 genomic region, the following are encoded:
- the dnaE gene encoding DNA polymerase III subunit alpha, whose translation MTSPRFIHLRVHTEYSLLEGAVPAKKLVKMCESAKMPAVAVTDTNNMFAALEFSVTATGAGLQPIVGCQVSLEFDPAKPGERPRLPAPIVLLAQTERGYENLMKLNSCLYLDKHGALIQVTLEELERYSEGLICLSGGPDGPVGRLIRNGAKDRAKALLQQLAGIYPNRLYVELQRHPGEGGTLTEAEIATERPFVEWAYELGLPLVATNDVYFPKPAIYEAHDAMICIAEGAYVDQIEPRRRLTPQHYFKSEGEMVALFADLPEAVENTVEIAKRCAFSTYKRAPILPKFADDEVVELRRQAWDGLRNRLDVIPHAAPVEDYEKRLQFELDIIEQMGFPGYFLIVADFIKWAKDHDIPVGPGRGSGAGSLVAYALTITDLDPLRYSLLFERFLNPERVSMPDFDIDFCMDRREEVIQYVQNKYGREKVGQIITFGALLSKAAVRDVGRVLQMSYGQVDKLSKLIPVEGVKPVSIEKALADEPRLREAARNEEVVARLLDYAKAIEGLLRNASTHAAGVVIGDRPIDELVPLYQDPRSDMPATQFNMKWVEQAGLVKFDFLGLKTLTVIRSAMELIFKSGRPLHVDAAGNQLYEPAEGAENHINAIPLDDEKTYKLYADAKTVAVFQVESEGMKSALRQMKPTCIEDIVALVALYRPGPMENIPTYCEVKNGLKKITSVHPTIDHILEETQGIIVYQEQVMQIAQVMGGYSLGGADLLRRAMGKKIKEAMDAERPKFEAGAAKNGVDKKKASEVFDLLEKFANYGFNKSHAAAYAVVSYYTGWLKANHAVEFMGGVMNCDIHLTDKLAIYADEVQKKLGIEIIPPCVNRSLSTFDVVDQKLVYALGALKNVGVDAMQMIVTARGDEPFKDLFDFARRVDMKRVGKRPLEMLARAGAFDLLDPNRKRVFESLESLMAWSGAVIEARESAQVSLFGEAGDDLPPPRLADTDDWLPGERLAEEHKAIGFYLSGHPIEDYLPALKRKKVLSWEEVQQKAVGGPFVTKIAGEVASVREKKSAKGNRFAFVALSDASGPYEVAFWSEALEACRDVLETGNLLVLTVKVEVDGESVRMVANAAQTVDKATADAGSSGLLVHIDNNDAVASVASLVERVAREGKVHSRGPISFMVYDTERGCRYQITAMREAPVNAQVKGALRSLRGVSEVEEV comes from the coding sequence ATGACCAGCCCCCGATTCATTCATCTGCGCGTCCATACCGAGTATTCGCTGCTCGAAGGCGCCGTGCCCGCCAAGAAACTCGTGAAGATGTGCGAGTCGGCGAAGATGCCCGCCGTCGCCGTGACCGACACGAACAACATGTTCGCGGCGCTCGAGTTTTCCGTGACCGCGACGGGGGCGGGGTTGCAGCCGATCGTCGGCTGTCAGGTCTCGCTGGAATTCGATCCGGCCAAGCCGGGCGAGCGTCCGCGGCTGCCCGCACCGATCGTTCTGCTGGCCCAGACCGAGCGCGGTTACGAGAACCTGATGAAGCTGAACTCGTGCCTCTATCTCGACAAGCACGGGGCGCTGATTCAGGTCACGCTGGAAGAGCTGGAGCGGTATTCCGAGGGGCTGATCTGTCTTTCGGGCGGCCCCGACGGTCCGGTCGGGCGGCTGATCCGGAACGGCGCGAAGGACCGCGCCAAGGCGCTGCTGCAACAGCTGGCCGGGATCTACCCGAACCGCCTCTATGTCGAGTTGCAGCGCCACCCGGGCGAGGGCGGCACGCTGACCGAGGCCGAGATCGCGACCGAGCGGCCCTTCGTCGAATGGGCCTATGAGCTGGGCCTGCCGCTGGTCGCCACGAACGACGTCTATTTCCCTAAGCCCGCGATTTACGAGGCCCATGACGCGATGATCTGTATCGCTGAAGGCGCCTATGTCGATCAGATCGAACCGCGCCGGCGTCTGACCCCGCAGCACTATTTCAAATCCGAAGGCGAAATGGTCGCGCTTTTCGCCGATCTGCCCGAAGCGGTGGAGAACACCGTCGAGATCGCGAAACGCTGCGCTTTCTCGACCTACAAGCGCGCGCCGATCCTGCCGAAATTCGCCGATGACGAGGTGGTGGAACTGCGGCGTCAGGCTTGGGACGGGTTGCGCAACCGCCTTGACGTGATCCCGCATGCAGCACCGGTCGAGGATTACGAGAAACGCCTGCAATTCGAGCTCGACATCATCGAGCAGATGGGGTTCCCGGGCTACTTCCTGATCGTTGCGGACTTCATCAAATGGGCCAAGGATCACGACATTCCGGTCGGGCCGGGGCGGGGCTCGGGCGCGGGCTCGCTCGTGGCTTACGCGCTGACCATCACCGACCTTGATCCGCTGCGCTATTCGCTGCTGTTCGAACGCTTCCTCAATCCCGAACGTGTCTCGATGCCGGACTTCGACATCGACTTCTGCATGGATCGCCGCGAGGAGGTGATCCAATACGTTCAGAACAAATACGGGCGCGAGAAGGTGGGCCAGATCATCACCTTCGGCGCGCTTCTGTCCAAGGCCGCCGTGCGCGACGTTGGCCGGGTCTTGCAGATGTCCTACGGGCAGGTCGACAAGCTCTCGAAGCTGATCCCGGTCGAAGGCGTGAAGCCCGTCAGCATCGAGAAGGCGCTGGCCGACGAGCCGCGTCTGCGCGAAGCGGCCCGCAACGAGGAGGTGGTCGCCCGGCTTCTCGATTATGCGAAAGCGATCGAAGGTCTGCTGCGCAACGCCTCGACCCACGCGGCGGGCGTCGTGATCGGCGACCGTCCGATCGACGAGCTGGTGCCGCTCTATCAGGATCCGCGCTCGGACATGCCTGCGACCCAGTTCAACATGAAATGGGTCGAGCAGGCGGGGCTGGTGAAGTTCGACTTCCTCGGCCTGAAGACGCTGACGGTGATCCGCTCTGCGATGGAGCTGATCTTCAAATCGGGCCGTCCACTGCATGTCGATGCCGCCGGCAACCAGCTCTACGAGCCTGCCGAGGGCGCGGAGAACCATATCAACGCGATCCCGCTGGATGACGAGAAGACCTACAAGCTCTACGCCGATGCGAAGACGGTCGCCGTGTTCCAGGTGGAATCGGAGGGCATGAAATCGGCCCTGCGCCAGATGAAGCCCACCTGTATCGAGGATATCGTCGCGCTCGTGGCACTCTATCGTCCCGGCCCGATGGAGAACATCCCGACCTATTGCGAGGTGAAGAACGGGCTCAAGAAGATCACCTCGGTCCACCCGACCATCGACCATATCCTCGAAGAGACTCAGGGCATCATCGTCTATCAGGAGCAGGTGATGCAGATCGCGCAGGTCATGGGGGGCTACTCGCTTGGCGGCGCAGACCTTCTTCGCCGCGCGATGGGTAAGAAGATCAAGGAGGCGATGGACGCCGAGCGCCCGAAATTCGAGGCGGGCGCCGCCAAGAACGGGGTCGACAAGAAGAAGGCCTCCGAGGTGTTCGACCTTCTGGAGAAATTCGCCAATTACGGCTTCAACAAATCCCACGCGGCGGCCTACGCGGTGGTGTCCTATTATACCGGCTGGCTGAAGGCGAACCACGCGGTCGAGTTCATGGGCGGTGTGATGAATTGCGATATTCATCTGACCGACAAGCTCGCGATCTATGCCGACGAGGTGCAGAAGAAGCTCGGGATCGAGATCATTCCGCCCTGCGTGAACCGCTCGCTTTCGACCTTCGACGTGGTCGATCAGAAGCTGGTCTATGCGCTGGGCGCGCTGAAGAATGTGGGCGTGGATGCGATGCAGATGATCGTGACCGCGCGCGGCGACGAGCCGTTCAAGGACCTCTTTGATTTCGCGCGGCGCGTGGACATGAAGCGCGTGGGCAAGCGCCCGCTGGAGATGCTGGCGCGAGCCGGGGCCTTCGATCTTCTGGACCCGAACCGCAAGCGCGTCTTCGAGTCGCTGGAATCGCTGATGGCGTGGTCGGGCGCGGTGATCGAGGCGCGCGAGTCGGCGCAGGTGTCGCTGTTCGGCGAGGCGGGCGACGATCTGCCGCCGCCGCGTCTGGCCGATACCGACGACTGGCTGCCGGGCGAGCGTCTGGCCGAGGAACACAAGGCCATCGGCTTCTACCTCTCGGGCCACCCGATCGAGGATTACCTGCCCGCGCTCAAGCGCAAGAAGGTGCTGAGCTGGGAAGAGGTGCAGCAAAAGGCCGTGGGCGGTCCTTTCGTGACCAAGATCGCAGGCGAGGTCGCCTCGGTGCGCGAGAAGAAATCCGCCAAGGGCAATCGCTTCGCCTTCGTGGCGCTTTCGGATGCGTCCGGGCCCTATGAGGTCGCCTTCTGGTCGGAGGCGCTGGAAGCCTGTCGCGACGTGCTCGAGACCGGCAACCTTCTGGTGCTGACCGTGAAGGTCGAGGTCGATGGCGAGTCGGTGCGCATGGTCGCCAACGCCGCGCAGACCGTCGACAAGGCGACGGCCGATGCGGGGTCGTCCGGGCTTCTGGTGCATATCGACAACAATGACGCGGTCGCCTCGGTCGCGAGCCTCGTCGAGCGTGTCGCCCGCGAAGGGAAGGTCCATTCGCGCGGTCCGATCAGCTTCATGGTCTATGACACCGAGCGCGGCTGCCGCTACCAGATCACAGCGATGCGCGAGGCGCCGGTCAATGCTCAGGTGAAAGGCGCGCTGCGCTCCTTGCGCGGGGTGAGCGAGGTCGAAGAGGTCTGA